From Rhodospirillaceae bacterium:
GGTACGCAAACTTGTGGGTTGCTTGGGTTACAAGAACCCGGCGTTTTGTCACGCAGCGCCAACGCAGTTGTTTGGGTGTTCACGGATGAGGAGGATACGCCCCTCTCTTTCTGCAATACGGGGATATACCCGTTCAGGCTGATCGCAAGACCGCCCGGGATGAAAATTTCCAAGCCTGCGGTGGCCCCGTAAAAACGATTGCGGCTGTCGCTTTGACTGATATCAAAACTGCCGTTTAAGCCGATGCCCACCCCATCAACCCCCGCTGGCAAGAAGCGGTATCCCGCCCCGAACGATCCGACCGGGCTGCCCCCATGGTTGAACCCACCCCTCCACCCTCCCTCAATCATGGTATAGAACATGCCGGTGGGTGCGGAAAACAACGGCATCATCAGGCCAGCATTCGCCCCGAACCCCCCATTGCCTTTCTCATAAATGCTTTCCAAATTTAAGCTGCCCGCGAACTGCGCCTGGGCCCCCCCACTGATTCCGACCGCGCAAACGGTTGCCAGTAGCATCTCTTTCATTCCTAATTGTTTTTTCATAATCATTCTCCTCATTCTGCCTTATATCGTTATATTTATGTGATAGATTGTTGATCTCATCTGTCTGATCCATCCAACCTCACGGAAATCCTGTGATCTACCCTGTGTGTGATCTCGTTCTTCTCGTTACGATTGATTTTTATCCCTGAACCTTTAACAAAAGGTTAACAAAAAATATTTTCTTGATATGGTTTTAGGAATCATTGATAGGTGCCGTTGGTGCCATAGCTTTCAGGTTATCCAACCGAAGGTTTTTTTTAAGGGGAATGGCCCTTAACAACCGTGATCGCCATCGGTCACCAAAATACCGACCGATCTATCATCAGATAAGTTTTCCTAAAATATCCCAAACCCTAGTTTTATGGGTATGTTATAATTGAGCGCGATTGAAAGGATTGGTGCAAAAATACAACAATTATCCCCAATCATGTCTATCATGCTAAAAAACATTAGACCGAATATGATGAATCAGCTACAAGGGGTAAGATTTACTATTAAATTACTTAATAACTGACTCATATCTTAATGAATAAATCTTAAGGAATAATCATGGAAATTTTAAGAAAAGATTTGAAAAAGATGCTGCTGCAAAGTGGCTGTGCCATTGCTTTGCTGGCGGGTGTGGTGGGGTCTGCGAATGCCCAATTGGCAGGTTCCTTAGGCGTTGGCGCCACCGGTATTACCAATGGCGGCGGCTTCGGCATGAATGCGAATGCCTGGGTCCCTTTCATGGGCTTTGGCGCTTATTTGGAGGGCGGTTTCCAAGATGGCAACCCTTACGGTGACGTTGGTTTGGGTGGCAGGTTTATGGTTGGTGGCAACATCGGCCTGGGTGGCTTGGTATCTTTCGCCATGCAAAAGGGTGATGGAAGCGACAAGATGTTCTATGCCATAAAACCCACTTTCGAAGTTGGCTTTGGTGGCTTGACCTTTAGCTCCACCTTGCAAATCCCGGTTGGCAAAAAAGAACGGAATGTTAAAAACTCCGGCTCCGCCCAAGGGGAATTGCTTAACCAACCTGGCAATACCAATTGTAGTGCTCCTCCCATGGGTACGGTTAGCCGCGTTTGTAATTTATGGTTAGTTGGCCGTGAGCAAAGTGTTGAGGAAAACAGTTTTGGGGTTAATTTGAATGCCCAATATGAATTGAATTTAGGCGGCTTTGCCGTGACCCCGAATGTTGGGGTGTATGTGTATGACCGTCAGGGTAAAAACCTGGTTGGGGTGCAGGGCGGCGTGAAAGTTGGCCTTGCCCTTGGCAATGGTTTGGCAATTGAAGGCGGCATTGGTTTCCGCCATGACAACAAAAACCAGAACTATGACAACAACAACCGTACCCAAGCGATCTTTAGCGCCGGGTTAACCTGGCATTTTGGGGGCAATGCCGCCAGTGCTAGTACTAACTTCGTGGATCGTCCGTTCAGCCGTTCGGTGTTTGACCGCGGCATCCATACCCAAGAAAAACTGGGCAATTCTTTTGTTGAACGCGCCCGTTTACAAGACAGCAACAGCAATGCCCCGATTGACCAGGTTGAGTTTGTGGATAGCACCGTTATGAACCCCTGGAATAAGATTGGCAATTTGGGTCCAAACCGGATGATTATCGTTCAAGGTGGGGTTAATTTTGGCAACAACACCTCCAACATTGACAGTAGCAATGTCTATATTATTGGTGGTGACTCCAATGTTGGCTTAGTGGGCATGAATGGACATACCGGCACTTTCCATACCCCCGGCACCCGCCCCACCATTACCGCGGGTAACGTTGCGGCTGTATTTAACATCAACAACCGTAGCAATGTCATCTTCAAAGGCTTTGATATCACCGGCACCGCCTTCACTACCCGTCACTTCCACTTTGAAAACAATGCCCATTATGGCATGGTGGATGATGTGTCGGTGACCAACGGTAACACGCATGTTGCCGAGATTACTTCTTCGGATAATGTTCGCCTCAACAATGTTCGCGGAACCAATATTGGACAGGCTGGTGTTAGTAACATTGCTGTTAACAACAGTATGAGTACCAGCATTACCAATCTGACCCTCCGTCAATTGGCCAACAACAGTTTCGGTGTTACATTCACTAACAGCCGCTACAGTACGATCAGTGGCTTTGACATTGATGATAACGATAATAACTATGACACCGCTATTAGAGTTCTGGGCACATCTGATCATGTGAAGATTGAACATGGGTCCATCAGCAACTTTGATGTCCATGGGATCGTGATCGATGGGGCTGGCGCTAGCTTTGCCAGCGTAGATGATGTCACCATTAAGGCGCACGCAACCGCCACCAATGGTCATGGCATTTTCTTGATGAATGGCCCGGATGATGTCAGTCTGACCAACATCACGGCCACTGGCCGTGGGGCTGCTAATTTCCGGGCCTTGCAGGTTGACAATGGTTCCTTGAGGCTTAGCGTCGGCAACTTCCATGCCGAAAATTGGGAGCGTGGTTTTGGTTTAACCGCTGCTAATACTACTGTCATTGACCTCAGCGGCAATACTTTCAACCCAGGGGCAGCAGGACTAACAGCTTGCGATAACACCAATGATATCGATGCCATGAGCGGCAGTTTGAATGTCACCACCACCACCACCGGTGTTGGAACGCCTTGCCGTTAATTACCATATCTTGATAACCGGAAAAGGGGGGAAGGCAACTTCCCCCTTTTTTATGGTAGAACAGGATTTAACCCCCACCAAACCAATGCTCTCATTTTAACAAGGCCTTATATTTATTGATGTTCCTATGGCCTTATCAAGCAAACTTGCGTCATTTTTTGCCCATTGACTGCCGTTCCGTTATGGTCATATTCTTTAAAAAATAAACCCCTGCCCTCAAAAAACCTACCATCATGAATTATTTTCCTCAACCATTAAAAACTATTGGACAATTCCCAAAAAAAATTAATACTTATCACACACAAATCATCACACATAGGAAAGTTCACATGTTGCAATTCAAGAAATTTTTATCTTATAGCGGTTGTACGGTAGCCCTTGTCAGCGGCCTGATGGGCACATCATACGCCCAGGTCGGCTCAACATTAGGGTTACAAGGGGTATCTGAAACGAGTGGCGGGGGATTTGGCTTAAATGGCTCTGCCTGGATACCGCTTGCTCATGGATTGGGAATATTGGCTGAAGGTGGCAACCAAGATAAAAATCCCTTCGGTTCCCTAGGCCTCAGTTATCGCTTCATGGCCGGTCCGCAGTTGGGGCTTGGGATTTTCAGCACACTGGATATCCAAGAAAGCAGCCATAAAAATACTTTTTACGGCACGACCCTGGGCTTTGAGGCTGGCTTAGGGGCCCTTACTGTACGCAGCAACTTGTATATTCCCCTAGGCGACCACAAAAAAGAAATCAAGAATAGCGGCCATTCCGACGGCGTGTTCGTCAATCAACCTGGAACAAACACTTGTACCAATCCAAACAATACCAACAACCGGGTTTGTGATTTGCATTTGCGCACCTATGCAAACAGCATCGAAAAAACCTATTTCCGTTTTGATGCCAGCACTGAATATGTGTTGAATTTAGGCAAATTCCGCCTGGTACCAAGTGCTGGGATATATGTTGATGACCGCCCCGGCAAAGCTTTGGTTGGGTTTCAAGGGGAGATGGGGGTAGCTTTCAATATCACTGATAGCATGATGCTGAAAGCCAGCGGCGGATTCCGCCATGACCGCGAAGAAAAAACCCGAGGTGTTTTCAGCGTTGGGTTAAGCTGGCAGTTTGGTGGCACAATTGCCCATTCAACCCCTGCCTTTATGGCCAGCGCCCCCAAACATCTGCAACGCCGTAACCGCCCCTATGTTAGCCAAGGCAAAAGCTTCGATGAGCAAGCCATCCTGCAAGACAACACCAGCGGGATTGCTGTGCAACAGGTACAATTTGTTGATGCCAGCAATGAAGGCCTGATAATTGGCAAAATTAATGCGATGGCCGCCAATACCATGGTAATTGTCAACGGCACCGTTCGTCTGCCTGGTAACAATCCGATCATCTTTGGCAATGACCATGTGGCCGTGGTAGGGGGTGGCGCCTCCGTGCACCTGCGCGGTGCCAGCAGTGGCCAGCAGGGAATATTTCATGTTCCCGGTGATCAGGGGCGGATTATTCAACCAGGTACCAATGACCTCTTTAATATTTTTAACAACCGCAATAATATCATGCTGCAGGGGTTGCATCTAGACGGCAACGGCACTGCCAGATCTGCTATTTTTGCCAACAATAATGCCGATGAGTTGCGCTTGCGCGATTTGACCATCGATAATTTGCAAGATGCTGGGATTATCATTGCAAATACCAGTGATAATGCCATTTTAAGTAATATAAGCATTAACCGTGGCGGCCAAGTCCGTGCCATCGCTATTGAATCAGGTTCCACCAACGCCACAGTGGAGCACATATATATCCAAAATGCAGGGGGTGATGGTATTGGCATAGCGGGGGCCAACGGCACGGTGCTTAATGATATTCACATTGATACCGCCGGTGATGATGGGATTGATATCGCCAATTCAGCCAATGTTACAGTGACGGGGGCAGATATTCGCAATGTCGCGAATGATGGTATCGAAGTATTTGGACCAACCACGCAAACCATCACCCTGCAAGATGTCCAGGTGCATAATTCCCAAGGGCACGGCATTCACATCCTTGCCAGCGCTGATAATGTTACCTTAAGAAATATTTTGGTGGTTGGTAATAATACGGCCATGCGACGCGGGGTGAATGTCTCACCTGGCTCAATGAACATTGCGCTTGAAAATGTGCATGCGCAAAACTGGCAAATTGGCTTTGAAATCTTTGGCACTGGCCTTAATCCAAGCTCCGTCACTGATGTAGGCGGTAACCGCTTTACCCCCGGTGCCGCCGGACAAACCGCCTGCGATGGCATGCCCGACGCTGGTGGCAGCTTGCAAATACAAGTCACGGGTAGTGGCGTTGTGACCTGTAATTAACTAATCAATTTG
This genomic window contains:
- a CDS encoding right-handed parallel beta-helix repeat-containing protein — protein: MLQFKKFLSYSGCTVALVSGLMGTSYAQVGSTLGLQGVSETSGGGFGLNGSAWIPLAHGLGILAEGGNQDKNPFGSLGLSYRFMAGPQLGLGIFSTLDIQESSHKNTFYGTTLGFEAGLGALTVRSNLYIPLGDHKKEIKNSGHSDGVFVNQPGTNTCTNPNNTNNRVCDLHLRTYANSIEKTYFRFDASTEYVLNLGKFRLVPSAGIYVDDRPGKALVGFQGEMGVAFNITDSMMLKASGGFRHDREEKTRGVFSVGLSWQFGGTIAHSTPAFMASAPKHLQRRNRPYVSQGKSFDEQAILQDNTSGIAVQQVQFVDASNEGLIIGKINAMAANTMVIVNGTVRLPGNNPIIFGNDHVAVVGGGASVHLRGASSGQQGIFHVPGDQGRIIQPGTNDLFNIFNNRNNIMLQGLHLDGNGTARSAIFANNNADELRLRDLTIDNLQDAGIIIANTSDNAILSNISINRGGQVRAIAIESGSTNATVEHIYIQNAGGDGIGIAGANGTVLNDIHIDTAGDDGIDIANSANVTVTGADIRNVANDGIEVFGPTTQTITLQDVQVHNSQGHGIHILASADNVTLRNILVVGNNTAMRRGVNVSPGSMNIALENVHAQNWQIGFEIFGTGLNPSSVTDVGGNRFTPGAAGQTACDGMPDAGGSLQIQVTGSGVVTCN